In Anopheles cruzii unplaced genomic scaffold, idAnoCruzAS_RS32_06 scaffold00885_ctg1, whole genome shotgun sequence, the genomic stretch ATGCACTATGTTAACATATtattaaacatatttttttctaatgTTCCAACCGTAGACGCCCATGCAGGCACCAAAAACGGCGGCAGCATGTCAAATTTGAGTGAAATCTCGGGCGGCACGGCAGTGGCTGCGGCCGCGGGAACAGGCTCTGGATCGGGTCCAGCATCTGGGACGGGAGGAGGCCACCAGCGTCCCCGCATGGACATTGCGGTAGTAATCGATTGTGAGCAGAGCGCTTTTCTCAACCAACGAAAGGCAGCCCTCGAGGAAGTGCGGCAGGCGTGCGCTCAGGTTGGCGGAAATCTTCAGCTGCTCCTGTTCGAAGTACTCGACTACGGTGACCTTAACACGCTCGAGTCGTTCTACAGTGCCGACATCGTGGTGGTTGACCTAAGCGTACAGACGCAGCAAAGCACGCTCTGCTATCAGTTGGGCGTGCGCGAAAGCTTCGAAATGAAAGGCAATATTGTCATCTATAACGACATGCAGAACGAGGCGACACTGCGTATGAAGCTTTCGTGTGGCAACTATCAGTTTGTTTCATACCGGCTGCACGAGAGTGGCAACTGCGTGTTGATTACGAGCCCGCTCAAGAGCGGTGTAGCCGACGATCAGCCTTCGTTGCTTCAAtccggtcagcagcagcatcaacaaccCACTCAGcagacccagcagcagcaacagccgacATCACTGTTCGCTGCGCTTCGGAAATTGTTCCAAGAAGTGGAGATCCAGTCGAAGGCACATTTGCGCGAAAAGTTTCTGTCGGATCTGCGAAGCTTGCGCGATCAGCATGCAGGCAATGTAGAGGAGCTGCAGCGCATGTTGCGCAATATGCGGAAGCGCCTCGACGACCCTCATGTTCTCTCGAAGGAGATCGTTCAGACGTACATGCTGTCGTTGCGCGACGTTCAGGATTACGACGCAATGGTGCAGCTGGTCGATGATTTGCAGACGATACCAAACAAGCAGAACTACATCAATACCGGCCATATGCACTACCTGTACGCGTTCGCGCTGAACCGCCGCAATCAGGAGGGAGACCGGGAGCGTGCGCTCCGTACCTGTACGAAAGCGCTCGAGAAGAAGGAGAACCATTTCCCAGACATGCTGTGCCTGTACGGACGAATCTACAAGGACATGTTTGTGGAATCGAACCACACTGATCAGGAAAGTCTCCGAAACGCGATTATCTGGTACCGGAAGTCGTTCGAGGTACAGCCGAACGAGTTTGCCGGCATTAACTTGGCCACACTGTTGGTGATTGACGGCAAGGACTTCAGCGACAGTGAGCTACAGTACATCGGTATGAAGTTGAACAATCTCATTGGCAAAAAGGGCTCGCTGGCACAGATCCGCGACTACTGGAACGTGGCCACGTTCTTCGAAATTTCAGTGCTGGCGGAGAACTACGCTAAAGCGATTCAAGCCGCCGAATACATGTTTAAATTACGACCGCCGAAATGGTACTTGAAATCAACCATCGGTAACATCATGCTGATTGATCGGGCGCGCAAGCGAACCGAAGAACAAGGTGCACTCCCAATCGAGCAGCAAATCTTCCAGTTTTGGATGGAATTTTTTCTTGAAGCGACCGCCCTTGAACCCACCAGTGCGGTGCGATTTCCGATACTGATCCTCGAACCACAGAAAATCTACATGCCGAGCTACGTGTCGATCCACATGGACGCGGAGCAGAAGTCGATCGACATTTCGAACATTTGCCAGCAACACGCGAAGGGCAGCTGCCTAAAGTTGCACGACTTCAACTTTCTTGCCAGCCAGATCAAGTCGGTCAGCCTGTACAAGCGGGATGAACGCTGCGCCTACTTGTACGTCCATCAGAACTCGGACGATTTCCAGATCTACTTCCCGTCCGCCCAGTGCCGCCAAACGTTTTACGACCTGATCCTGGAGATGACAGCCGACCAGGGGTCGGGGTTCATTGATTTGTCCTCCGCTGACACGACGGCTGACGAGCTGAAGTATGAGTACGAGACAGATGATCAAGGTCGGCGCATCATCCTCGGCAAGGGCACGTACGGCATTGTGTATGCTGCCCGCGACCTCACCACGCAGGTGAAAATTGCGGTGAAGGAGGTCCCCGAACGTAACACGCACGACGTACAGCCGTTGCACGAGGAAATCAAGTTACATTCGCAGCTGCGTCATCGCAACATCGTCCAGTACTGGGGTTCCAAGTCGGAGCACAAGTTTTTCAAAATCTTCATGGAGCAGGTGCCGGGTGGATCGCTGTCGGCGTTGCTGCGATCCAAGTGGGGTCCGCTCAAGGACAACGAAACAACGATCGCGTTCTACTCGCGTCAAATACTCGCGGGGTTGAAGTACCTGCATGATCAGAAGATTGTACACCGCGACATCAAGGGGGACAACGTGCTTGTTAACACGTACAGCGGCGTGGTGAAGATATCTGACTTTGGCACCTCTAAGCGGCTGGCTGGCATCAATCCAGCAACAGAGACGTTCACCGGTACATTGCAGTACATGGCGCCCGAGGTGATCGATCAGGGTGTTCGGGGCTATGGGCCGGCAGCTGACATCTGGTCCTTTGGGTGTACAGTGGTCGAGATGGCAACCGGCAAGCCACCGTTCATCGAGCTCGGCTGCCCGCAAGCGGCTATGTTCAAAGTTGGCTTCTACAAGACCCATCCAACCATCCCCGAGGAACTGTCCGAACGGGCCAAAACCTTCATCCTACGTTGCTTCGAGGTAAACGTAGACAAACGTGCCACGGCCGCCGGTCTGCTTGATGATCCATTCCTTTGCGAGTAAGTCTATCGGTAACATCCCTTTTTCGCGTGGAATTTCGCCATTAATTCCCTCCAACATTACCCTGTTTTTGCAGCATGACCAAAAAGATGCGTCCGTCGATCAGCAGCGGTAGCCCGAGCGGACCcattggtggcggtggcggtagtggtGGCGGAATGTTGCCACCCGCTTTTTCCGGTTACGAATTTGGTCGCAGCGTTAGCATGCCCGCGGATCGTCACGTCACGAAAACGCTCACCTCACAGCAAAGCACAGTCAGCTGCAACACACCCACGATCGGCACCGAGACGAAGTGAGTTTTTGGTTCCTTTTCGTGCTTGGCTATGGTTGTGAGTGACTATGGTTTGAAAGCATTTGCGTCTGTATCACTGTTATTTGTTCatgttttttctattttgtggtttcggtttttgagGCGATTTTGGCGCATCGGTACTCCCGCCGCTCTGCTCATATTGTTATCTGcgctactattactactagcCGTGATGACTACATTGTACGGTTTTATTGTTGTCATTTGCTTGAAAAAAAGCTCGCATGCCTCGCCGCGATTCCGCTTGCATGTTCCTGCTTGTTTGACGTTAAATTTGTTACGATTTGTGCTTATacgttcttttttctcttttcttttttttatttcgttttttactATATTTTCTGCGGTGTGCTCCTTGCGGCCGTCTCTGTCTTTTACTGCTCTCGTCTGTGTTTATgtgacaaaaaaacaaatcaatgcCAAACATTACAATACACACCAACATACATTCGCTCTTTCGGAACCTCACATCCGTTCGAAATTCACAAAATTCCGTCAGCTCAAGCTCACCGGCTTTCTATGCCAGCAACCCTACAACACAATCGGTCTCGCTCCGGAAGAACAAGCATCTCTCCCATCTGACTCCAATCAAGATGCCTAAACAAGGGGGGGCCAACAGTATCGGGTAAGTGCACAGTAGTTCTCATAGTTCCGAAGAACCAGAAACACGCTCGGGGCTCTTCTAGTGCAGGTATTTTCGGTATCTTCTAGTGCATGTAGATTGTATCGCCCAATTTTACCTTTACGGTACGTAGCGCGCGttatttttttccacttcaggTTGAGctgacgacgtcgacgacgagcaAGTCGCGCCTGGGTggcgaagcaaacgaaagcgATGGATTTTACCTGTTGAAGAAAGATTCTCAGCGACGCACCACACTGGACAAGGTGCTGTACCACGATGTAACGAAGATCTGCGGAGTATGGTTGGAGAAGATAGAATCGGACCGGAAGGAAAAGGTGGTCATTACGCGGGCGCACCTCGAAACCCTGCTCAACGCACTGCGCCGCTACATCGCGGAGCAACGCAAAGAAACGCTCGAGCAAGCGATCGGTCAACTTAAGGAGCAGCTCGATTTTGATTCGACCGCCATCGACCACCTGCACCTTGCGCTGTACTCATTTCAGGACGCCGTCATCACTGTGCTCCGGTCTCACAACATCAAACCGCACTGGATGTTTGCGTTGGACAATCTGGTGAAGAGTGCTGTCCAGGCGGGTATAATGATACTGTCACCTGAACTTGGCCGTAACCTCGCCGGTGACCCACCGAACGACGATGAAGAGGACGAAAACGATGAGatgggtgctggtggtggtgttggcgaCGCCGTCGATGGCGGTACAGCGACCGGGTGGCTTGGCGCGACGAAGGGAGGAGCTCACGACGGTCCGCATACCCAGTCAATGATGCGGGATGATCGCGATAGTGCTCGCGGCATTTTGGGCACCACCAAGTACGTCTTCAGTGATGACGAGGAGGATGATGAGGCTGACGGCGAGGAAGGTGCGGACCGAAACCAGCTTATCGATTCGTCCAGCATcgcggccatcgccaccgacacGGCCGCCCGGACCACAAAGCGAAACATAGCACTAAAGGTGGAAAACATGAGACTGAAGGAGTGCGTCGTGGAATCTCAGCGAGCGTACCAAGCCACCTTCCAGGCAC encodes the following:
- the LOC128276302 gene encoding mitogen-activated protein kinase kinase kinase 15-like, with amino-acid sequence MDEMDAHAGTKNGGSMSNLSEISGGTAVAAAAGTGSGSGPASGTGGGHQRPRMDIAVVIDCEQSAFLNQRKAALEEVRQACAQVGGNLQLLLFEVLDYGDLNTLESFYSADIVVVDLSVQTQQSTLCYQLGVRESFEMKGNIVIYNDMQNEATLRMKLSCGNYQFVSYRLHESGNCVLITSPLKSGQTQQQQQPTSLFAALRKLFQEVEIQSKAHLREKFLSDLRSLRDQHAGNVEELQRMLRNMRKRLDDPHVLSKEIVQTYMLSLRDVQDYDAMVQLVDDLQTIPNKQNYINTGHMHYLYAFALNRRNQEGDRERALRTCTKALEKKENHFPDMLCLYGRIYKDMFVESNHTDQESLRNAIIWYRKSFEVQPNEFAGINLATLLVIDGKDFSDSELQYIGMKLNNLIGKKGSLAQIRDYWNVATFFEISVLAENYAKAIQAAEYMFKLRPPKWYLKSTIGNIMLIDRARKRTEEQGALPIEQQIFQFWMEFFLEATALEPTSAVRFPILILEPQKIYMPSYVSIHMDAEQKSIDISNICQQHAKGSCLKLHDFNFLASQIKSVSLYKRDERCAYLYVHQNSDDFQIYFPSAQCRQTFYDLILEMTADQGSGFIDLSSADTTADELKYEYETDDQGRRIILGKGTYGIVYAARDLTTQVKIAVKEVPERNTHDVQPLHEEIKLHSQLRHRNIVQYWGSKSEHKFFKIFMEQVPGGSLSALLRSKWGPLKDNETTIAFYSRQILAGLKYLHDQKIVHRDIKGDNVLVNTYSGVVKISDFGTSKRLAGINPATETFTGTLQYMAPEVIDQGVRGYGPAADIWSFGCTVVEMATGKPPFIELGCPQAAMFKVGFYKTHPTIPEELSERAKTFILRCFEVNVDKRATAAGLLDDPFLCDMTKKMRPSISSGSPSGPIGGGGGSGGGMLPPAFSGYEFGRSVSMPADRHVTKTLTSQQSTVSCNTPTIGTETNSSSPAFYASNPTTQSVSLRKNKHLSHLTPIKMPKQGGANSIGYFRYLLVHVELTTSTTSKSRLGGEANESDGFYLLKKDSQRRTTLDKVLYHDVTKICGVWLEKIESDRKEKVVITRAHLETLLNALRRYIAEQRKETLEQAIGQLKEQLDFDSTAIDHLHLALYSFQDAVITVLRSHNIKPHWMFALDNLVKSAVQAGIMILSPELGRNLAGDPPNDDEEDENDEMGAGGGVGDAVDGGTATGWLGATKGGAHDGPHTQSMMRDDRDSARGILGTTKYVFSDDEEDDEADGEEGADRNQLIDSSSIAAIATDTAARTTKRNIALKVENMRLKECVVESQRAYQATFQALLNSGTLTQCLSNQLAALLEGGSRAERSGTKRRSPDSAQRTANLNHYRRTQEAKEDGTVEGMVQQDEEERGLQRSSDGGESETPTTTIVDRDRKALNGWLEHHGIDRYASRQRILREGFRFDDFLYDLEREDLRRLKLRMGEELRIWSALKVHRKLHPARYAINNDDDADDNDGNDRRDSPGAVPSNWQLNVTRPYRHQHRRRVHRPHQHQQYHEDDIEETMPSDLEATISDDAPCL